One genomic region from uncultured Subdoligranulum sp. encodes:
- the mfd gene encoding transcription-repair coupling factor, translated as MPGSGRALVYAALCRTLERPLCIVTPGEAEATRFAGDLNTLGIPAAVFPARDYVLRPIEGTAREYEYRRLGVLGDLVGGRLQAVCVSEEALTQYTTPRADFCANTRTLHPGDSIPRTELTALLHGAGYTRRTQVDGPGQFSIRGDIVDLYAPDMKLPVRMEFWGDEIDTMHTFDLTTQRREDPVEKIYVSPAREVLFGAPAEAADLLRAFLKKQRGKKRTALEACMASELAQLDGGAVPVNLDKYLAVRYPQPATLLDYFDDPLLVLEEPASLREAQRATAYRRGEELTTLLQDGVLAPGLDKLYAEPAWLWAQPARCRTICAENFARSMSDIALKEIVNAPAHALPAWAGEVAHLLEDLQPLCDGGAAVTVMAGTPRAAAGLAADLRVKGLNVTTDENAAPAAGLVQVLPGQLSAGCSLPFAKYAVFTARAFGVSTAQKKKKRNKDALNSLSEISPGDLVVHQNHGIGRYAGIQRMAVQGVTKDYLRIEYDKKDVLYVPVTQLDLLSRYTAPGGKDNVKLSRLGGSDWAKTRKKVRAATEAMAKELIELYARRKQAKGYAFPADDTWQGDFEQRFAYEETPDQLTCAADIKHDMEQPWPMDRLLCGDVGVGKTEVALRAAFKCVMGGKQCAILAPTTILAWQHFNTAIARMEAYPIRIGLLSRYRSSKEQKETLRGLKDGTVDIVVGTHRLLSDDVKFRDLGLVIIDEEQRFGVKHKEKLKEAFIGVDMLTLSATPIPRTLNMALSGIRDMSTIEQPPFERQPVETYVLEYDEGIVSEAIRKELARGGQVYYLHNRVDTINECAARIGKLVPGARIGIAHGKMTEEQISSVWQQLLDNEIDVLVCTTLIETGVDVRNCNTLIIENADRMGLSQLYQLRGRVGRSSRKAYAYFTFTRDKVLTEVAAKRLSAIREFTAFGSGFRIAMRDLQIRGAGSLLGHSQHGHMEAVGYDLYVKMLGQAIATARGETPAPDKSDCLVDISIDAYLPEDYIPDPAGRIEAYKRIAAIETTADAEDVLDELIDRYGSPPKSVQGLVDVSLVRVTAARVGIVEIVQRNDLLILYSDVIGPQQLAAVMDQYPHRVLYNALGRPYFSLRVQKGENPLVLLRDVVTLLPGATPAAS; from the coding sequence TTGCCCGGTTCGGGGCGCGCCCTGGTCTACGCCGCCCTGTGCCGCACCCTGGAGCGGCCGCTCTGCATCGTGACCCCCGGCGAGGCCGAGGCCACCCGCTTTGCAGGCGACCTGAACACGCTGGGCATTCCGGCGGCGGTCTTTCCTGCCCGGGACTATGTGCTGCGCCCCATCGAGGGCACCGCCCGGGAATACGAATACCGCCGTCTGGGGGTGCTGGGCGACCTGGTGGGCGGCCGTCTGCAGGCGGTCTGCGTCTCGGAGGAGGCACTGACCCAGTACACCACCCCCAGGGCGGATTTCTGCGCCAACACCCGCACGCTCCACCCCGGGGATTCCATCCCCCGCACCGAGCTCACCGCCCTGCTCCACGGCGCCGGGTACACCCGCCGCACCCAGGTGGACGGTCCCGGACAGTTTTCCATCCGCGGCGACATCGTGGACCTCTACGCCCCCGACATGAAGCTGCCGGTGCGCATGGAGTTCTGGGGCGACGAGATCGATACCATGCACACCTTCGATCTGACCACCCAGCGCCGGGAGGACCCGGTGGAGAAGATCTATGTGAGCCCCGCCCGGGAGGTGCTGTTCGGTGCCCCCGCCGAGGCGGCCGACCTGCTGCGGGCTTTCCTGAAAAAGCAGCGGGGCAAAAAGCGCACGGCGCTGGAAGCCTGCATGGCCTCCGAGCTGGCCCAGCTGGACGGCGGCGCCGTGCCGGTGAACCTGGACAAATACCTGGCGGTGCGCTATCCCCAGCCCGCCACCCTGCTGGACTACTTCGACGACCCGCTGCTGGTGCTGGAGGAACCCGCCTCGCTGCGGGAGGCCCAGCGGGCCACCGCCTACCGCCGGGGGGAGGAGCTCACCACGCTGCTCCAGGACGGGGTGCTGGCCCCGGGGCTTGACAAGCTCTACGCCGAACCCGCCTGGCTGTGGGCGCAGCCCGCCCGCTGCCGCACCATCTGCGCCGAAAACTTCGCCCGCAGCATGTCGGACATTGCCCTGAAGGAGATCGTCAACGCCCCGGCCCACGCCCTGCCCGCCTGGGCCGGCGAGGTGGCCCATCTGCTGGAGGATCTGCAGCCGCTGTGCGACGGCGGCGCCGCCGTGACGGTGATGGCAGGCACGCCCCGCGCCGCGGCCGGCCTGGCGGCCGATCTGCGGGTGAAGGGGCTCAACGTCACCACCGACGAAAACGCCGCCCCCGCCGCCGGTCTTGTGCAGGTGCTGCCGGGACAGCTTTCCGCCGGGTGCAGCCTGCCCTTTGCCAAGTATGCGGTGTTCACGGCCCGGGCCTTCGGGGTGAGCACCGCCCAGAAGAAGAAAAAGCGCAACAAGGACGCCCTGAACAGCCTGAGCGAGATCTCCCCCGGCGACCTGGTGGTCCACCAGAACCACGGCATCGGCCGCTACGCCGGCATCCAGCGGATGGCCGTGCAGGGGGTGACCAAGGACTACCTGCGCATCGAATACGACAAGAAGGATGTCCTGTATGTGCCGGTGACCCAGCTGGACCTGTTGTCCCGCTACACTGCCCCCGGCGGCAAGGACAACGTGAAGCTGAGCCGTCTGGGCGGCAGCGACTGGGCCAAGACCCGCAAAAAGGTGCGGGCTGCCACCGAGGCCATGGCCAAGGAGCTCATCGAGCTGTACGCCCGCCGCAAGCAGGCCAAGGGCTACGCCTTCCCCGCCGACGACACCTGGCAGGGGGATTTTGAGCAGCGCTTTGCCTACGAGGAAACCCCCGACCAGCTGACCTGCGCCGCCGACATCAAGCACGACATGGAACAGCCCTGGCCCATGGACCGGCTGCTCTGCGGCGACGTGGGGGTGGGCAAAACCGAGGTAGCCCTGCGCGCCGCCTTCAAGTGCGTGATGGGCGGCAAACAGTGCGCCATCCTGGCCCCCACCACCATCCTGGCCTGGCAGCACTTCAACACCGCCATCGCCCGGATGGAGGCCTACCCCATCCGCATCGGGCTGCTCTCCCGCTACCGCAGCAGCAAGGAACAGAAAGAGACGCTGCGGGGCCTCAAGGATGGCACAGTGGACATCGTGGTGGGCACCCACCGGCTGCTCTCCGACGACGTGAAGTTCCGGGACCTGGGGCTCGTCATCATCGACGAGGAACAGCGCTTCGGCGTCAAGCACAAGGAAAAACTGAAGGAAGCCTTCATCGGGGTGGATATGCTGACCTTGTCGGCCACCCCCATCCCCCGCACGCTGAACATGGCTCTTTCCGGCATCCGGGATATGAGCACCATCGAGCAGCCCCCCTTCGAGCGCCAGCCGGTGGAAACCTACGTGCTGGAATACGACGAGGGCATCGTCTCGGAGGCCATCCGCAAGGAGCTGGCCCGGGGCGGGCAGGTCTACTACCTGCACAACCGGGTGGACACCATCAACGAATGCGCCGCCCGCATCGGCAAACTGGTGCCGGGGGCCCGCATCGGCATCGCCCACGGCAAGATGACCGAGGAACAGATCTCCTCGGTGTGGCAGCAGCTGCTGGACAACGAGATCGACGTGCTGGTCTGCACCACCCTCATCGAAACCGGCGTGGATGTGCGCAACTGCAACACCCTCATCATCGAAAACGCCGACCGCATGGGCCTTTCCCAGCTGTACCAGCTGCGGGGCCGGGTGGGTCGTTCCTCCCGCAAGGCCTACGCCTACTTCACCTTCACCCGGGACAAGGTGCTCACCGAGGTGGCCGCCAAACGGCTTTCGGCCATCCGGGAGTTCACCGCCTTCGGGTCGGGGTTCCGCATCGCCATGCGGGATCTGCAGATCCGCGGCGCCGGCAGCCTTCTGGGCCACAGCCAGCACGGCCACATGGAGGCCGTGGGCTATGATCTCTATGTGAAGATGCTGGGCCAGGCCATCGCCACCGCCCGGGGCGAGACCCCAGCCCCCGACAAGAGCGACTGTCTGGTGGATATCTCCATCGACGCCTACCTGCCGGAGGACTACATCCCCGACCCCGCCGGGCGCATCGAGGCCTACAAGCGCATTGCGGCCATCGAAACCACCGCCGACGCCGAGGACGTGCTGGACGAACTCATCGACCGGTACGGCTCCCCGCCCAAGAGCGTCCAGGGGCTGGTGGATGTGTCGCTGGTGCGGGTCACCGCCGCTCGGGTGGGCATTGTGGAGATCGTGCAGCGCAACGATCTTCTGATCCTCTACTCCGACGTGATCGGCCCCCAGCAGCTGGCCGCCGTCATGGACCAGTATCCCCACCGGGTGCTCTACAACGCCCTGGGGCGGCCCTATTTCAGTCTGCGCGTCCAGAAAGGGGAAAACCCGCTGGTGCTTTTGCGGGATGTGGTCACCCTGCTGCCCGGCGCCACCCCCGCCGCTTCCTGA
- a CDS encoding glycosyltransferase family 2 protein, translating into MQLLSFVIPCYHSAATIGAVARQIRQTVEADGRYEYEIILVNDNPADDTWREICRLKQEDPQIFGICMSRNFGQASALMAGYRHVHGDIVVSLDDDGQTPPAEMFRLIDALDEDTDVVYASYPSKHHSAFRNFGSRVNDWMATWLMGKPKDLYMASYYAARRFIIDEMVKCDNPFPYVDGLAVRSTCRFKNIPIDHQDRAEGESGYTFFKLLGLWLNGFTAFSVKPLRVATVMGVAFSLIGFLFAVIIVVRKIILLDQIDAGWSSIVAIVLLLDGILMMMLGLVGEYVGRMYMTMNKSPQYVIRSTTAAPGQPETKQ; encoded by the coding sequence ATGCAACTGCTCAGCTTTGTCATTCCCTGCTACCACAGCGCGGCCACCATCGGCGCGGTGGCCCGGCAGATCCGGCAGACCGTAGAGGCGGACGGCCGCTATGAGTACGAGATCATTCTGGTCAACGACAACCCCGCCGACGATACCTGGCGGGAGATCTGCCGCCTGAAACAGGAGGACCCGCAGATCTTCGGCATCTGCATGTCCCGCAACTTCGGGCAGGCCTCGGCGCTGATGGCGGGCTACCGCCATGTGCACGGGGACATTGTGGTAAGTCTCGACGACGACGGCCAGACGCCGCCCGCCGAGATGTTCCGCCTCATCGACGCCCTGGACGAGGACACCGACGTGGTCTATGCCAGCTACCCGTCCAAGCACCACAGTGCCTTCCGCAACTTCGGCAGCAGGGTCAACGACTGGATGGCCACCTGGCTCATGGGCAAGCCCAAGGACCTCTACATGGCCAGCTACTATGCGGCCCGGCGGTTCATCATCGACGAGATGGTCAAATGCGACAATCCCTTCCCCTATGTGGACGGCCTGGCCGTGCGTTCCACCTGCCGGTTCAAGAATATCCCCATCGACCACCAGGACCGTGCGGAAGGGGAGAGCGGCTATACCTTCTTCAAGCTGCTGGGGCTCTGGCTCAACGGGTTCACCGCCTTCTCGGTGAAGCCGCTGCGGGTGGCCACCGTGATGGGCGTGGCCTTCTCGCTGATCGGCTTTCTGTTTGCGGTGATCATCGTGGTGCGCAAGATCATCCTGCTGGATCAGATCGACGCGGGCTGGTCCAGCATTGTGGCCATCGTGCTGCTGCTGGACGGCATCCTCATGATGATGCTGGGCCTGGTGGGAGAGTACGTGGGCCGCATGTACATGACGATGAACAAAAGCCCCCAGTACGTCATCCGCAGCACCACGGCGGCCCCGGGGCAGCCTGAAACCAAGCAATAA
- the alr gene encoding alanine racemase encodes MSDFMLEKHCWAEIDLDALRHNFAFIKRTVNGPVCAVVKADAYGHGDITVARVLQQEGAAAFAVSCLSEAKHLRRHGITLPILILGYTDPSQAAVLADQDIITACFSTQYAKALSEAAVAAGVRVKVHLKVDTGMGRIGFAARSDWQAVVKELEALYALPGLSICGIFQHFAVADSVKPDAQDYTDSQYALFRQVVDRLQADGYDTGTVHCANSAAQLRHPKWRHDMTRAGIILYGLDPSDELHFPVLKPVMTLKCLVTFVKDLLPGQSVSYGRTFTAKAPMRVATVCVGYADGYPRMLSGTQGQGLMMVNGQPAPVLGRVCMDQTLLDVTNIPGVGMGDEVTVFGPGAADTADTIARKTDTICYEIVCGIARRVPRVYLEKGKICKIWNDLEEN; translated from the coding sequence GTGAGTGATTTCATGCTGGAAAAACACTGCTGGGCAGAGATTGATCTGGACGCCCTGCGCCACAACTTTGCCTTTATCAAACGTACCGTCAACGGGCCGGTGTGCGCCGTCGTCAAGGCGGATGCCTACGGCCACGGCGACATCACGGTGGCCCGGGTGCTGCAGCAGGAAGGCGCCGCCGCCTTTGCGGTGAGCTGCCTTTCGGAGGCAAAGCACCTGCGCCGCCACGGCATTACGCTGCCCATCCTGATCCTGGGCTACACCGACCCGTCCCAGGCCGCCGTCCTGGCCGACCAGGACATCATCACCGCCTGCTTCTCCACCCAGTATGCCAAGGCCCTCTCGGAGGCGGCGGTGGCGGCGGGCGTCAGGGTCAAGGTCCACCTGAAAGTGGACACCGGCATGGGCCGCATCGGCTTTGCCGCCCGCAGCGACTGGCAGGCCGTGGTAAAAGAGCTGGAAGCGCTCTACGCCCTGCCCGGGCTTTCCATCTGCGGCATCTTCCAGCACTTCGCGGTGGCGGACAGCGTGAAGCCGGACGCCCAGGACTACACCGACAGCCAGTATGCCCTCTTCCGCCAGGTGGTGGACCGGCTGCAGGCCGACGGCTACGACACCGGCACCGTCCACTGCGCCAACTCCGCCGCCCAGCTGCGCCACCCCAAATGGCGCCACGACATGACCCGCGCCGGCATCATCCTCTACGGGCTGGACCCCAGCGACGAGCTGCACTTCCCCGTGCTGAAGCCGGTGATGACGCTGAAATGTCTTGTGACCTTCGTCAAGGACCTGCTGCCCGGTCAGAGCGTGAGCTACGGCCGGACCTTCACGGCGAAGGCCCCCATGCGGGTGGCCACCGTCTGTGTGGGCTACGCCGACGGCTACCCCCGGATGCTCTCGGGCACCCAGGGCCAGGGCCTGATGATGGTCAACGGCCAGCCCGCGCCGGTGCTGGGCAGGGTCTGCATGGACCAGACCCTGCTGGACGTGACCAACATTCCCGGCGTCGGGATGGGCGACGAGGTGACGGTCTTTGGCCCCGGCGCTGCCGACACCGCCGACACCATCGCCCGCAAGACCGACACCATCTGCTATGAGATCGTATGCGGCATCGCCCGCCGGGTGCCCCGCGTCTATCTGGAAAAGGGAAAAATCTGCAAGATCTGGAACGATTTGGAGGAAAATTGA
- a CDS encoding chloride channel protein — MQTLQTALRGTVRYLRVCVKWVVLAALVGCITGPLGAAFGLALNWANATRGVQGWLLWLLPVGGLVIVFLYRRFDPQGGGSTNQAFAAVRERQVLTLRTAPLIFFSTVTTHLLGGSSGREGAALLLGGSVSGQVGRLLRLNRRDCRFMTMCGMAGAFSAIFGTPLAATVFTIEVVNVGSMQYAALLPCLVSALLGVWISSQMGLAPTAFKLAATAELNPVTIGQVLLLGALLAALSIAFCELLHATPRLYAKFFPNPYLRVVAGGILIIALTKLLGTTDYNGAGSAVIAAAMAGQALPWAFALKMLFTALTLGAGYKGGEIVPIFFTGATFGCAVAPLLGLPAPLGAALGMVALFCGCTNSPLASICLGLEVFGGQCLPLFALVCAVSYMLSSYFSLYHEQHFLHSKLQIGGVRFQEGRWTEAVPEEEN; from the coding sequence ATGCAAACGTTGCAAACTGCACTGCGCGGCACGGTGCGCTACCTGCGGGTCTGTGTCAAATGGGTGGTGCTGGCGGCCCTGGTGGGCTGCATTACCGGGCCGCTGGGAGCGGCCTTCGGACTGGCACTGAACTGGGCCAACGCCACCCGCGGCGTCCAGGGCTGGCTGCTCTGGCTTCTGCCGGTGGGCGGCCTGGTCATTGTTTTTTTATACCGCCGGTTTGACCCCCAGGGGGGCGGCTCCACCAACCAGGCCTTTGCCGCCGTGCGGGAGCGCCAGGTGCTGACACTGCGCACCGCTCCGCTGATCTTCTTTTCCACCGTCACCACCCACCTGCTGGGCGGTTCCAGCGGCCGGGAGGGCGCGGCGCTACTGCTGGGCGGCTCGGTTTCCGGGCAGGTCGGCCGTCTGCTGCGCCTCAACCGCCGCGACTGCCGCTTCATGACGATGTGCGGCATGGCCGGGGCCTTCTCCGCCATCTTCGGCACGCCGCTGGCCGCCACCGTCTTCACCATCGAGGTGGTCAACGTGGGCTCCATGCAGTATGCCGCCCTGCTGCCCTGCCTGGTGTCCGCTTTGCTGGGCGTCTGGATCAGCAGCCAGATGGGCCTTGCCCCCACCGCTTTTAAGCTGGCCGCCACGGCGGAGCTGAACCCCGTCACCATCGGGCAGGTGCTGCTGCTGGGCGCGCTGCTGGCCGCCTTGAGCATCGCCTTCTGTGAGCTGCTCCACGCCACCCCCAGGCTGTACGCGAAATTCTTCCCCAACCCCTATCTGCGGGTGGTGGCGGGCGGTATCCTCATCATCGCCCTCACCAAGCTGCTGGGCACCACCGACTACAACGGCGCCGGCAGCGCGGTCATTGCCGCCGCCATGGCCGGCCAGGCCCTGCCCTGGGCCTTCGCCCTCAAGATGCTCTTCACCGCCCTGACGCTGGGCGCCGGGTACAAGGGCGGCGAGATCGTGCCCATCTTCTTCACGGGTGCCACCTTCGGCTGCGCCGTGGCCCCGCTGCTGGGCCTGCCCGCTCCCCTGGGCGCTGCTTTAGGCATGGTGGCCCTCTTCTGCGGCTGCACCAACAGCCCGCTGGCCTCCATCTGCCTGGGGCTGGAGGTCTTCGGCGGACAGTGCCTGCCCCTGTTTGCCCTGGTGTGCGCTGTCTCCTACATGCTGTCCAGCTATTTCAGCCTCTACCATGAACAGCATTTCCTGCACTCCAAGCTGCAGATCGGCGGCGTCCGCTTCCAGGAGGGCCGCTGGACCGAAGCTGTCCCCGAGGAGGAAAATTGA
- a CDS encoding ATP-grasp domain-containing protein, with product MKRLAIIGASYLQAPLIQKAKDMGCETHVFAWAADDVGEKMADHFYPISIVEKDAILEKCREIGIDGICTIASDLAAITVNYVAEKLGLTGNTMRCCEKSTNKHKMREAFAAAGDPSPRSVLIAPGTDLSVLEGMQYPLIVKPTDRSGSRGITEVNRPAGLQAALARAREQSFEKMALVEEFATGQEYSVECISWKGEHHLLQITLKYTTGAPMYIETGHMEPAPLTDAMREKVRRTVFHALNTLEIQNGASHSELKIDAAGNIRLIEIGGRMGGDCIGSHLVPLSTGLDFVGMVVQIALGQAPDLTPGPHHGACGIQFVFGPRDLERREALRAVPGITLVEESPIDPMDHIVTDSSTRFGYYIFAAEDPARICTWMEK from the coding sequence ATGAAACGACTGGCGATTATCGGCGCGTCCTATCTGCAGGCGCCGCTGATTCAGAAAGCGAAGGATATGGGGTGTGAAACCCACGTGTTTGCCTGGGCGGCGGACGATGTGGGGGAGAAGATGGCGGACCATTTCTATCCCATCAGCATTGTGGAGAAGGACGCCATCCTGGAAAAATGCCGCGAGATCGGCATCGACGGCATCTGCACCATTGCCAGCGACCTGGCGGCCATCACGGTGAACTACGTGGCGGAAAAGCTGGGCCTGACCGGCAACACCATGCGCTGCTGCGAGAAATCCACCAACAAGCACAAGATGCGGGAAGCCTTTGCGGCGGCGGGGGACCCCTCCCCGCGGTCGGTGCTCATCGCTCCCGGAACCGATCTTTCGGTGCTGGAGGGCATGCAGTATCCGCTGATCGTCAAACCCACCGACCGTTCGGGCAGCCGCGGCATCACCGAGGTGAACCGCCCGGCGGGGCTGCAGGCGGCCCTTGCCCGTGCCCGGGAGCAGAGCTTTGAGAAGATGGCCCTGGTGGAGGAGTTCGCCACCGGGCAGGAGTACAGCGTGGAGTGTATCTCCTGGAAAGGAGAGCATCATCTTCTGCAGATCACCCTCAAATACACCACGGGAGCGCCCATGTACATAGAGACCGGCCACATGGAACCGGCCCCGCTGACCGATGCCATGCGGGAAAAGGTGCGCCGGACGGTCTTCCATGCGCTGAACACGCTGGAGATCCAAAACGGCGCCTCCCACAGTGAACTCAAGATCGACGCGGCGGGCAACATCCGCCTCATCGAGATCGGCGGCCGGATGGGCGGCGACTGCATCGGCAGCCATCTGGTGCCGCTGTCCACCGGGCTGGATTTTGTGGGGATGGTGGTGCAGATCGCCCTGGGCCAGGCCCCGGACCTGACCCCCGGGCCCCATCACGGGGCCTGCGGCATTCAGTTTGTGTTCGGTCCCCGGGACCTGGAACGGCGGGAAGCCCTGCGCGCCGTGCCGGGCATCACCCTGGTGGAGGAAAGCCCCATCGACCCCATGGACCACATCGTGACGGATTCCTCCACCCGGTTCGGCTACTACATCTTTGCCGCGGAGGACCCGGCGCGCATCTGCACCTGGATGGAAAAATAA
- a CDS encoding SH3 domain-containing protein has product MSSLRKQALVRLLVCAVVFIATIVFCFLLLTGAFDGGSSADPSTTPESASTAEGVASDSIAPEGEVPGDAVEATPEPTPEPTPEPTPVNFDGLSEQPATVYAEGEQPAFTVTPDSNMNLRAGPGTDFDKVAQIPAGTAVTALGANADETWIVVQYEGQYGWLAKEYLNQA; this is encoded by the coding sequence ATGAGCTCTCTTCGCAAACAAGCACTGGTCCGTTTGCTGGTGTGTGCGGTTGTATTCATCGCCACCATTGTGTTCTGTTTTCTTTTGCTGACCGGCGCCTTTGACGGCGGCAGCTCCGCTGACCCGTCCACCACCCCGGAGAGCGCCTCCACCGCGGAAGGCGTTGCCTCGGACAGCATCGCCCCGGAGGGAGAAGTCCCCGGCGACGCGGTGGAAGCCACGCCGGAACCCACCCCCGAGCCCACCCCGGAACCCACGCCGGTCAACTTTGACGGCCTGTCCGAGCAGCCCGCCACCGTCTATGCCGAGGGCGAGCAGCCGGCCTTTACCGTGACGCCGGACTCCAATATGAATCTGCGCGCCGGCCCCGGCACCGACTTTGACAAGGTGGCTCAAATCCCGGCCGGCACCGCCGTGACCGCCCTGGGTGCCAACGCCGACGAAACCTGGATCGTGGTCCAGTACGAGGGTCAGTACGGCTGGCTGGCCAAGGAATACCTGAACCAGGCCTGA
- a CDS encoding tRNA 2-thiocytidine biosynthesis TtcA family protein, with protein sequence MDAMQHITGLVRKAVQDYEMIAPGDRVLVGVSGGKDSVVLTVALGRLRAYLGVPFEVQAVTLDPCFGGVETDYSPLVDLFAAEGIPYEIRRTDIGPVVFDYRKESNPCALCAKLRRGTLHTAAQQLGCNKVALGHHLDDAVETFYMNLWREGRIGCFSPVTYLSRRDLTMIRPLLLATESEVLSAIKRAGFPVIKSRCPADGVTTREETKQFVREFSRKDPAFRQKTLHALQESGIDGWKPLHTGRKKEWSK encoded by the coding sequence ATGGACGCCATGCAGCATATCACCGGTCTTGTGCGCAAGGCCGTGCAGGACTATGAAATGATCGCCCCCGGCGACCGCGTTCTGGTGGGGGTCTCGGGCGGTAAGGACAGCGTGGTGCTGACCGTCGCCCTGGGACGGCTGCGGGCCTACCTGGGCGTACCCTTTGAGGTGCAGGCCGTGACGCTGGACCCCTGCTTCGGCGGGGTGGAAACCGACTACAGCCCGCTGGTAGACCTTTTCGCGGCGGAAGGCATCCCCTACGAGATCCGCCGCACCGACATCGGTCCCGTGGTGTTTGACTACCGCAAGGAATCCAACCCCTGTGCCCTCTGCGCCAAGCTGCGCCGGGGCACGCTGCACACCGCAGCCCAGCAGCTGGGCTGCAACAAGGTGGCGCTGGGGCATCACCTGGACGACGCGGTGGAAACCTTTTATATGAACCTCTGGCGGGAGGGCCGCATCGGCTGCTTCTCGCCGGTGACCTACCTGTCCCGCCGCGACCTGACGATGATCCGGCCGCTGCTGCTGGCCACCGAGAGCGAGGTGCTCTCCGCCATCAAGCGGGCGGGTTTCCCGGTGATCAAGAGCCGCTGCCCTGCCGACGGCGTGACCACCCGGGAGGAGACCAAACAGTTTGTCCGTGAATTCAGCCGCAAGGACCCTGCATTCCGTCAGAAAACGCTGCACGCCCTGCAGGAAAGCGGCATTGACGGCTGGAAGCCGCTGCACACCGGCCGCAAAAAGGAGTGGTCCAAGTGA